Proteins found in one Labrenzia sp. VG12 genomic segment:
- a CDS encoding cytochrome b/b6, with the protein MAGHSNYVPQSAAAKWLESRLPVISLVRGSFVDFPTPKNLNYWWTFGGILFFVLIAQILTGIVLVMHYTPNTELAFSSVEHIMRDVNFGWLLRYLHSNGASMFFIAVYIHIFRGLYYGSYKAPREISWILGVIIFLIMMGTAFMGYVLPWGQMSFWGATVITNLFSAIPLVGETIVTWLWGGFAVDNPTLNRFFSLHYLLPFMIFGVVLLHVWAFHTTGNNNPTGVQPKTKQDTVPFHPYYTVKDLFAIVVFMVLFSWFAFYLPNYLGHADNYIEANPLVTPAHIVPEWYFLPFYAILRAVPDKLGGVVLMFGAIAVLFILPWLDTSKVRSGAYRPLFKQFFWIFAAVCVALGYLGAMPAEGIYVTLSRIFTAYYFAHFLIILPMLGFLEKPKPLPASISEAVLKGGSGTPAGAAAAPDTK; encoded by the coding sequence AGAGCGCTGCGGCAAAGTGGCTGGAAAGCCGCCTGCCGGTCATTTCGCTCGTTCGCGGTTCCTTCGTGGATTTCCCGACGCCGAAAAACCTGAACTACTGGTGGACCTTCGGCGGCATTCTCTTTTTCGTGCTGATCGCACAGATCCTGACCGGGATCGTTCTGGTCATGCACTACACGCCGAACACGGAATTGGCGTTCAGCAGCGTTGAGCACATCATGCGCGATGTGAACTTCGGCTGGCTGCTGCGTTATCTCCACTCGAACGGCGCATCGATGTTCTTCATCGCCGTCTACATCCATATCTTCCGCGGTCTCTACTACGGTTCCTACAAGGCGCCGCGCGAGATTTCCTGGATCCTGGGTGTGATCATCTTCCTGATCATGATGGGCACCGCCTTCATGGGCTACGTTCTGCCCTGGGGTCAGATGTCCTTCTGGGGTGCAACGGTTATCACCAACCTGTTCTCCGCCATCCCGCTGGTCGGCGAGACCATCGTGACATGGCTGTGGGGCGGTTTTGCGGTCGACAACCCGACTCTCAATCGGTTCTTCTCCCTGCACTACCTGCTGCCGTTCATGATCTTCGGCGTGGTTCTGCTGCACGTGTGGGCGTTCCACACGACCGGCAACAACAACCCGACAGGCGTGCAGCCGAAGACCAAGCAGGACACCGTTCCGTTCCACCCGTACTACACGGTCAAGGATCTGTTCGCGATCGTCGTCTTCATGGTGCTCTTCTCCTGGTTCGCCTTCTACCTGCCGAACTACCTGGGCCATGCCGACAACTACATCGAGGCCAATCCGCTGGTGACCCCGGCACACATCGTGCCTGAATGGTACTTCCTGCCGTTCTACGCCATTCTGCGTGCGGTTCCGGACAAGCTCGGCGGCGTCGTGTTGATGTTCGGTGCGATCGCGGTCCTGTTCATCCTGCCCTGGCTGGACACGTCCAAGGTTCGCTCCGGCGCCTACCGTCCGCTGTTCAAGCAGTTCTTCTGGATCTTCGCAGCTGTCTGCGTGGCCCTTGGCTACCTTGGCGCCATGCCGGCGGAAGGCATCTACGTGACCCTGTCGCGGATCTTCACCGCCTACTACTTCGCCCACTTCCTGATCATCCTGCCGATGCTCGGTTTCCTCGAGAAGCCGAAGCCTCTTCCGGCCTCGATCTCCGAAGCGGTTCTGAAGGGTGGTTCAGGTACACCGGCTGGTGCGGCTGCCGCACCGGACACGAAGTAA